From a single Vitis vinifera cultivar Pinot Noir 40024 chromosome 18, ASM3070453v1 genomic region:
- the LOC100266302 gene encoding disease resistance protein RPV1 — MASADRNYDVFLSFRGEDTRKNFSDHLYTTLIANGIHTFRDSEELDKGGDIASELSRVIQKSRIFIIIFSRNYATSKWCLNELVKITERMTQKESTIHPVFYHVNPSEVRHQSGSYGEAFSNYEKDADLEKENIVKWRAALTQVGNLSGWHVDNQYESEVLIGITNDIIRRLNREPLNVGKNIIGMSFHLEKLKSLMNIESNEVCVVGISGIGGIGKTTIAKAIYNDISYEFHGSCFLKNVRERSKDNTLQLQQELLHGILRGKCLKVSNIEEGLKMIKNCLNSKKVLVVLDDVDALKQLEYLAEEPEWFSTKSIVIITTRDKRFLTQYGKHVSYEVEKLNEEESIELFSRWAFKQNLPQEAYRNLSYHIIEYAKGLPLALKVLGSFFLGKTRSQWKEALHKLEKIPHIEIQNVLKISYDGLNDIEKGIFLDIACFFEGEDKEVVSRILHNVSIECGISILHDKGLITILENKLEMHNLIQQMGHEIVRQECPKEPGKWSRLWDPEDVYRVLTKNTGTEAIEGIILDISASEQIQFTTEAFKMMNRLRLLIVHQDAKYDSMVEHHVVGDQVQLSKMHLPANFQIPSFELTFLHWDGYSLESLPSNFQADNLVELHLRCSNIKQLCEGNMIFNILKVINLSFSVHLIKIPDITSVPNLEILILEGCTNLMSLPSDIYKLKGLRTLCCRECLKLRSFPEIKERMKNLRELYLSETDLKELPSSSTKHLKGLTDLDLTGCRNLIHVPKSICAMRSLKALSFSYCPKLDKLPEDLESLPCLESLSLNFLRCELPCLSGLSSLKELSLDQSNITGEVIPNDNGLSSLKSLSLNYNRMERGILSNIFCLSSLEELKLRGNHFSTIPAGISKLPRLRSLNLSHCKKLLQIPELPSSLRALDTHGSPVTLSSGPWSLLKCFKSAIQETDCNFTKVVFIPGDSGIPKWINGFQKGSYAERMLPQNWYQDNMFLGFSIGCAYVLLDNESDREFDYSSENESEHTSSDESDYSSENEESQKKSAHTSHNLECHLIMEGEGDDLRDLEHFPFPFDCECYEDDEDGVSDQMWVMYYPKVAIPENFHSNQWTALQASIEGYNRYGKPLKVKYCVIDLIYDLAHQNRDLAGTFRDHGYSCSDCQLDTECELKLCLAGNEFYELPTIECPLALDSLCLRNCEKLESLPSDICKLKSLKSLFCSGCSELKSFPEIVENMENLRKLYLNQTAIEELPSSIDHLQGLQCLSVESCDNLVSLPESICNLTSLKVLVVDCCPKLYKLPENLGSLRSLEELYATHSYSIGCQLPSLSGLCSLRILDIQNSNLSQRAIPNDICCLYSLKLLNLSNFNLIEGGIPREIYNLSSLQALLLGGNHFSSIPDGISRLTALRVLDLSHCQNLLRIPEFSSSLQVLDVHSCTSLETLSSPSNLLQSCLLKCFKSLIQDLELENDIPIEPHVAPYLNGGISIAIPRSSGIPEWIRYQKEGSKVAKKLPRNWYKNDDFLGFALFSIHVPLDYESDDLFDNQDTWSSESDIEYEDEIDNQETPSSEPDNESEDGLDNENTWSLECELTIGDDHRFWFKDHVSFQCCCKCDIDDDVPNQVWVTYYPKIIIPMKYASNKRRRLKASFQGFFCGEPVEVEKCGIQLIYARDDEQKIISRQDDAKRSCDDVEDNPADEPHHKRFKQPQH; from the exons ATGGCTTCTGCGGACCGAAATTACGATGTATTCTTGAGTTTTAGAGGTGAAGACACCCGCAAAAATTTCAGTGATCATCTCTACACCACTTTGATTGCAAATGGAATTCATACTTTCAGAGACAGTGAAGAACTTGATAAAGGAGGAGATATTGCATCTGAACTCTCAAGAGTAATTCAGAAATCAAGGATTTTCATTATCATATTCTCAAGAAATTATGCTACTTCGAAATGGTGTTTAAATGAACTTGTAAAAATCACTGAGCGTATGACACAGAAAGAGTCAACAATCCATCCTGTTTTCTACCATGTGAATCCATCAGAAGTGCGACATCAATCCGGAAGTTATGGAGAGGCCTTTTCCAACTATGAAAAGGATGCAGACCTAGAGAAGGAGAACATAGTGAAGTGGAGGGCTGCCTTGACACAAGTAGGCAATCTATCCGGATGGCATGTGGATAACCA ATATGAGTCAGAGGTACTCATAGGAATCACTAATGACATCATCAGAAGATTAAATCGTGAGCCTTTAAATGTGGGCAAGAACATAATCGGAATGAGTTTTCATTTGGAAAAACTCAAATCATTGATGAACATTGAGTCAAATGAGGTTTGTGTGGTTGGGATATCTGGAATCGGTGGAATTGGTAAAACTACTATTGCTAAAGCTATTTATAATGATATCTCATATGAATTCCATGGTAGTTGCTTTCTTAAAAATGTTAGAGAGAGATCTAAAGATAATACACTTCAATTGCAACAAGAACTTCTTCATGGTATCCTAAGGGGAAAATGTTTGAAAGTAAGCAATATTGAAGAAGGACTCAAGATGATAAAAAATTGTCTTAACTCAAAAAAGGTTCTTGTTGTCCTTGATGATGTGGACGCTCTAAAGCAATTGGAATACTTGGCTGAAGAGCCTGAGTGGTTTAGTACAAAAAGCATTGTCATCATAACCACTAGAGATAAACGTTTCCTCACTCAATATGGGAAGCATGTATCATATGAGGTTGAGAAACTAAATGAAGAAGAATCTATTGAGCTCTTTAGTAGGTGGGCATTTAAACAGAATCTGCCTCAAGAAGCTTATAGAAACCTCTCCTACCACATAATAGAATATGCTAAAGGCCTTCCATTAGCACTCAAAGTTTTGGGCTCCTTTTTTCTTGGAAAGACAAGATCTCAATGGAAAGAAGCATTGCATAAGCTAGAAAAGATACCTCACATAGAGATTCAAAATGTACTTAAAATAAGCTATGATGGACTCAATGATATAGAGAAAGGAATATTCCTTGATATTGCATGTTTTTTCGAAGGGGAAGATAAAGAAGTTGTTTCAAGAATATTACATAATGTCTCTATAGAGTGTGGAATAAGTATTCTTCATGATAAgggtttgataactattttagaaaataagttagAGATGCATAATTTGATACAACAAATGGGTCATGAAATTGTTCGCCAAGAATGTCCGAAAGAGCCTGGAAAATGGAGCAGATTGTGGGATCCTGAAGATGTTTATCGAGTACTAACCAAAAATACG GGGACAGAAGCTATTGAAGGAATAATCCTAGACATATCTGCATCAGAACAGATACAATTCACTACAGAAGCTTTTAAAATGATGAACAGACTTAGATTGCTCATAGTACATCAAGATGCAAAATACGATTCTATGGTAGAACATCATGTTGTGGGGGATCAAGTGCAACTCTCTAAGATGCACCTTCCTGCAAACTTTCAAATTCCTTCTTTTGAGTTAACATTTCTCCATTGGGATGGATACTCCTTGGAATCTTTGCCCTCAAATTTTCAAGCAGATAATCTTGTTGAACTCCATTTACGGTGTAGCAACATAAAACAACTTTGTGAAGGAAATATG atATTTAACATATTAAAGGTCATCAATCTCAGTTTTTCTGTGCATCTCATCAAAATCCCAGACATCACAAGTGTGCCGAATTTGGAGATTCTAATTCTAGAAG GTTGTACAAACCTCATGAGTCTTCCGAGTGACATTTACAAGTTGAAAGGCCTTCGTACTCTGTGTTGCCGTGAATGTTTAAAGCTAAGGAGTTTCCCAGAAATcaaggaaagaatgaaaaatCTAAGGGAGCTTTATCTAAGCGAGACAGATTTAAAAGAGTTACCATCATCCTCAACAAAACATCTTAAGGGCCTTACAGACTTGGATTTGACAGGATGCAGAAACCTTATACATGTTCCAAAGAGCATTTGTGCAATGAGGTCTCTTAAAGCTCTCAGTTTTAGTTACTGTCCAAAACTGGACAAATTGCCGGAGGACTTGGAGAGCCTGCCTTGCTTAGAGAGTCTTTCATTGAATTTCCTTAGATGTGAACTGCCTTGTTTGTCAGGTTTATCCTCCTTAAAAGAATTATCTCTAGACCAATCCAATATAACTGGTGAAGTAATCCCGAATGACAATGGCTTGTCCTCATTGAAGTCCTTAAGTCTTAACTACAATAGAATGGAACGGGGGATACTCAGTAACATTTTCTGCCTCTCTTCATTGGAAGAATTAAAACTCAGGGGGAACCATTTTAGTACAATACCTGCTGGCATAAGTAAACTTCCAAGATTGAGATCTCTTAACTTGAGCCACTGCAAGAAGCTTCTACAAATTCCAGAGCTTCCTTCAAGTCTGCGAGCTTTAGATACACATGGTTCACCAGTTACTTTATCATCAGGTCCGTGGAGTCTCCTCAAATGCTTCAAGTCGGCAATTCAG GAGACAGATTGTAATTTCACAAAAGTTGTGTTCATTCCTGGAGATAGTGGGATTCCAAAGTGGATAAATGGTTTCCAAAAGGGAAGTTATGCAGAAAGAATGCTTCCTCAGAATTGGTACCAAGATAACATGTTCTTGGGATTTTCCATAGGCTGTGCCTATGTTCTGCTTGATAATGAATCTGACCGTGAATTTGACTACAGCTCTGAAAATGAATCTGAGCATACGTCCTCAGACGAATCTGATTACAGCTCCGAGAATGAAGAATCTCAGAAAAAATCTGCTCATACATCTCATAATTTAGAATGTCATTTGATTATGGAAGGTGAAGGTGATGATCTTAGAGACTTGGAGCATTTCCCATTTCCTTTTGATTGTGAGTGCTATGAAGATGATGAGGATGGGGTATCAGATCAGATGTGGGTAATGTATTATCCTAAGGTAGCTATTCCTGAAAATTTTCACTCTAACCAATGGACGGCACTTCAGGCTTCAATAGAGGGCTATAACCGCTATGGTAAACCCTTGAAAGTAAAATACTGTGTCATTGATCTTATATATGACCTAGCTCATCAAAACAGGGACCTGGCTGGGACATTTAGAGATCACGGATATAGCTGCTCAGATTGTCAATTGGATACGGAATGTGAATTGAAGCTTTGTTTAGCGGGCAATGAATTCTATGAACTGCCCACTATTGAGTGTCCCTTAGCACTTGATAGTTTGTGTTTGCGCAACTGCGAAAAGCTTGAGAGTCTTCCAAGTGACATTTGTAAGTTGAAATCCCTTAAAAGTCTCTTTTGCTCTGGCTGTTCGGAACTAAAGAGCTTTCCGGAAATCGTGGAGAATATGGAAAATTTAAGAAAGCTTTATTTAAACCAAACAGCTATAGAAGAGCTACCATCCTCAATTGATCATCTACAAGGGCTTCAGTGTCTGAGTGTGGAAAGTTGCGACAACCTTGTGAGTCTTCCAGAGAGCATTTGTAATTTGACATCTCTTAAAGTTCTTGTGGTTGATTGTTGTCCAAAGCTCTACAAGTTGCCAGAGAACTTGGGGAGCCTCCGAAGTTTAGAAGAGCTTTATGCTACACATTCATATTCAATTGGCTGTCAGTTGCCTTCTTTATCAGGTTTATGTTCCTTGAGAATATTAGATATACAAAATTCAAATCTATCACAAAGAGCAATCCCGAATGACATTTGCTGCCTCTACTCATTGAAACTATTAAATCTTAGCAACTtcaatctaattgaaggaggaATCCCCAGAGAAATTTACAACCTATCATCACTTCAAGCATTACTTCTAGGGGGGAACCATTTTAGTAGTATACCTGATGGCATCAGTAGACTTACAGCACTGAGAGTTCTTGACTTGAGCCACTGTCAAAACCTACTAAGAATTCCAGAGTTCTCATCAAGTCTGCAAGTTTTAGATGTACACAGCTGCACATCCCTGGAAACTTTATCAAGTCCATCAAATCTTCTTCAATCTTGTCTGTTAAAATGCTTCAAATCATTAATTCAG GATTTGGAACTTGAGAATGATATTCCAATAGAACCCCATGTTGCTCCCTATTTGAATGGTGGAATTAGCATTGCCATTCCTAGAAGTAGTGGAATTCCAGAGTGGATAAGGTATCAGAAAGAGGGATCCAAAGTTGCAAAAAAGCTTCCACGGAACTGGTACAAAAATGATGACTTCTTAGGATTTGCTTTATTCTCCATTCACGTTCCACTTGATTATGAATCTGATGACTTATTTGATAACCAAGACACTTGGAGTTCAGAATCTGATATTGAATATGAGGATGAAATTGATAACCAAGAAACTCCAAGCTCAGAACCTGACAATGAATCTGAGGATGGCCTTGATAATGAAAATACTTGGAGTTTAGAATGTGAATTAACTATAGGTGATGATCATCGATTCTGGTTCAAGGATCATGTATCGTTTCAATGCTGCTGTAAATGTGACATTGATGATGATGTACCAAATCAAGTGTGGGTGACCTATTATCCTAAGATTATTATTCCAATGAAGTATGCCTCCAACAAAAGGAGGCGCTTGAAGGCTTCATTTCAGGGTTTCTTTTGTGGTGAACCAGTGGAAGTGGAAAAGTGTGGGATCCAGCTTATATATGCCCGAGATGATGAGCAGAAGATCATATCCAGGCAAGATGATGCTAAGAGGAGCTGTGACGATGTAGAAGACAACCCAGCTGATGAGCCCCACCATAAAAGGTTCAAACAGCCCCAACACTGA